The following DNA comes from Nymphalis io chromosome 20, ilAglIoxx1.1, whole genome shotgun sequence.
ttgtgaactataatatgtcacattgtatgtatgttttataataatacattgcgAATGTAAACTCACAACCACAACTCGTCATAtctaatctataaaatatttatcttgtaaCCGTTATCACTTATCGTAAATCAAACGGGAAATCTTAACTGATTTAAGTCTGCATTATGTTTGGGGTTTCCAGAGATTATAagatctaaatattattatttaacgtatcaaaaaaaaaatcaagtattaTCTAGAGATAACTGGCCGGAAcgaataaaaaaagacatacgTTGATAAGTCTgtgtaaatttatgtattacatttccatattttatttacataaaactttatagtattctaagtatatttttcataaatgaattaactgtttttattagtaatagaGCTTAATTTAGATCTACCCGGGTGGGTGTTACCCACTAaccaattattctaccgccaacatTAATTGAAGCCTGAAGGTGTACTATTATTAGATCATGGCGATTATTCTTAATGGAGCATAGCCAACTGCCATATGACGGCACTCCGTAATTAGATATGTGGTCCcacaaatttttacaaaatcgaTCACTCATAGGCACTTCACTGAAGATTGActacagaaaataaaaaaaaaacagtcgacCAGCGGCGTATTTGTAAAGATAGCTATAGCATGCAGCAAACGGTGTAAGGAAAAATATATGAGGGGAAATTTGAAGGTGTCATACTGTTAAAAGTAATCCCGggaaattacacaaaaaaattgtacaattaCTAGCCAGTAGGCTACCACACCACCCACgtgaggaaaaaaaaaacaaatatgtattggcaaacgtttatatatttttattaaaaacttagcaGAGGGTTACGTTCTATAATGTATGTTACAAATATCTGCAAATtacctataattaaaaatattttaagagtaatctgtttcaaaatatagctaaaatataagcattattacaaatgaaattaGTGATTGTTAAATCACGTAGaggaattaataaatgtatttaaggtATAAAATTACAACATCCACAATTTTTTAAggagtattaatattattttgttttttttttacatttataatcacAGCAGTAACTTGCCTATAATCCATTGATACTGTTTcggaaatgaattaaaataagtacattGAATTTGAGCATGAACTTATTCACACAATAAGTTTATACAAtcaaaaataatgaaacttATATAATTGGTTTGAAATACAACGAAAAATAAGGAATTTGCTTATAACAATTAGAGCACAAATTgcatgttaaaaaaatgttaaagtttatgttgtaaaataaagataaacaaatttaactccgtaaaacattttgtattcaATCGAATAAACACTAACCAAACACCAATATTAGTaggtaaattaaacattatattttaaaaaatttacttttcaaaatgttgtataatttcgaccacaaacaataaaaaaatatacctacgatattatatcattaatcaaatattttttaattatttattattaactgttCAATGGATTTTCCAAAATAGTGGAGTCAAATATTcgataattatatactatatatataatctagtgTTACTAGATTTAAATTACAACACAAAActagaaaaaagaaataaacaataacatatatatattaaaaacataacaatatcaaatcAACAGTggagtttttttaaactttttaacattgtaaatgataaaaatattatttctacaaaaaaaaaaacaatttacagtaagaattaataataatggtaatttaacgtaaatatttgGCACATAATATGACTTCAAATGGCAAGCACGTTGGttgttagtattattataaggtGGGTATTTAATGTACAATTTAATTTGAGactagtatatttaatatttgtactatatttactgtaattattgcgtatactattaaaatacgtaggtatttaatacatttatttctatgATGATTTTGTTTctctttcttttatatttttagtacttatttaaaaaaagtatatactgGATATTGAAATACAGATgcttaatactattattatttacgtgATGCGTTTGGAACGCATGTTGTATAAAATTGGattcttttgtataaaaaattactgCGTATATTCTAATAGCAATATCGTTATTACTATGAGTATAATAGCGTGGATAGTGCAAATAATAATGTGTAATTGTAACATGTAagagtataatatttgattattagcTTTGGATTTTTATGGCATAGCTAAACTAGTAGCCAGCGCcgcatttgaaaatatttattggacTTAGAGCGACTTTATGCGACGCTGAAAGTTATAAGCCCTAAAGAATTGAACACTGTTCGCCAATCCCAGGGCGAAATTACATAGcgataaagaataatttatcgGACGAATGACAAGGCAGTAACGAGTCCAGATTAATCCGGTGGCAGCCAGGGTAGCAGATTGGGTCGGCGACACTTTTTCGAGAGGACGCCGGAATTCATCAATAGATGTCATAACTAGAGCCTGTAATCATTGTTgcaagatataatatttttacgaaaatatatattacgtttatCATATAATGTTGCCAGCCATCATTAATTGCTGTCGCTCTATTTATCTCGAGGGCTGATATAGCGTTTCCCAAATGATTAAGCAAATGCAAAATATTGCATGTATTATTAAGATTAGTGTACGTTTTATCAATGAAATAGCTAATAGTTCTCACATCTTCCCTGCCCTTGTATAGTTCCCCATATGTCAAGCGAAGTAGCCGTAAGGAATtggtaattaaaacaaacatatactTGTTTGTTTTAGGTAAAtaagtacttaatattttacaaaattattatctacATACACACGCATACATTCACtggatacaaatttaaaattacatacacaGACATTCCCGTCAAATCAATAGAGGGAATTGGACATGTATGCACTAagatccatactaatattaaatatcagtttatttgtttcattttcacAATTTAACGATTCAcccaatcatcatgaaattttgcatacatgtaaAGGGTACAGAAAAAGAAAAGGATGCCTAATGCCTCTCCTCTCACACGCAAGCGAAGCCTCGGCCGGGAACTAGTAATAATTTAAGCGTTAAACTCTGGTGACAAATGAATGAGCGTATTTATAGGCTGAAAAGAATAGTCTTGGTCTACAGTTGGCAGTGCACACTCAATGTCAAGAGCTCGACCAGTGAATGCTGAGTGTCAATGTCTTgaggttatttaaattatccgTAGTAAAGTAACTAAgttttagtttctctgtctacgaaaTTATCATTTGTTAATTTCGCAATTTTTGACAGAAgtcataaagttattatatgtaCCAACTCTGTAACAACAAGTGACAATGTTTGTCCACAGGCATTCTACGTCCAACGTATGTTCGAAAGCTTCAAACGTTTTCTCCTAGGCTTTGTAAAATAGCAAACTCACCTCGTGTTGCTTGTCCGTATAATATCGCGAATCGCAGTTGCTCAATGTTGTGTAGACCACAACTAAAGCCAGGCAGTTATCGTACCGGGGCCAAATGGATCAAAATTATCGTACATCaggataatgattataatacataaaaaaatcatcaacgTGACAATAAATTGTTGCAAAATGCAAATGCTTTATAGTTTCAATCAGTTGTAAACCAGTTgttgttgtatatgtatttgttaccattttttaattactataagtCTTTTCTTTGTCAAGTTGGCAATATGGTCTTAGAatgcaatataattataaggtaGTATAACAAAACGCTGCCGAGttggatatttatttttttttatttttttatttcataactaGCTGGCTCGTGCCCCCTTCGTTGGACgataaatttttttacttatgatcgattggccgaacattaatagaattgtctcgcgtatttgatattttaagttatctcttaaactatgcaaccaaaaaacaaactgtaaaaaatgaattttatctaaataaaaattccttggtaataaagcaaattatttttaaatagattaacgtgttgtaaattaaaaaaaaccgtctaatagaaatatcactcaatagattacgaAACAGTCgtggttccatacctatgtcgtgttatctctttaaccattggtccaaattatatgcagtaaaaaagatgtattttatattaaacacttgagacgataagtttatttattttggtaagaattcataattgttgataatatgaccaacgAGAACATGACCAAacgatttcaattatttttttttacataaaaaactactttttgtgacttaaatataaaagttagacatatgctgtcgctgacttttttgtaggtatTATCAAgatctacaacttttctctagaacacaatcatatatctctcatcgttaagcgttcgtaagaaacgttttcgttcgaccgtttcttctccgacttactttgcaaattccACTACTACGAAAAATtcttttcgggttaatataaatttattcaaagaaTAGAGACAAATGAAGACAAACATATTTTCCAGAATTTTAACTCTACACATTCTATATTTGCGAGAACATTATTaaataggcctctgcatctttgacaaaTGATTTAAGCAGCATCACTTGCGTAACTGCACACAACGCAAAATTGTAGTTACTTGAGAACTTTATACATACGTTTTTAAAGCAATTTCTTTATGTAATATTCAGTTACCAAACATTATGTATAATGTGTTGCAAGATGTATGAATACAGCTTACAGGGACAAACACAGAAAACTTACAGTGCATGTATTTTGAAGGAAATCCCAATTATAATTGCAAGCAAGCCCAAATCccaatttttacatattatgaaatatatttttttttattattgaaaagaaaaaacgtacaatggaaaaaaaaaagaaatgcatgaaatgtaaaaatatatttttctaatagatAAAAGGCCATTACAAAAATAGTCGATAAATTTTTCTGAAACGATAATttaatgtaacaatattttttccataaaaaaCGGTATTCACGctgaaattctttttttaaacgattaaatcgTTAAGAATATCAGCCAAAATCGAATTTtatcacaaatattatattgccaTATTGGCAGATTTGAAAGAAACTGACAATTATATTTGTGCAatcttattgtattaattacaaaGTTTCCAATAACTTAGTAATTATGAGATTACAGCCTTAGAAATTGGTTttcataactattttttttttatttatctttttaaatagatGCAACATCTTCAGTTGTCAGACgtcactaaaatatttaaaaaataactattttggttattgtttaatatttaaaaaaagggacAGTTGCAATTGGATTTAAAGTGTGACGTCATAGGCAGTACCAAATCGCGGGAaagctaaagaaaaaaaaaatatggaaacttcatatttattacaatctAATTCAAGGTACTTTGTTAGTTTGTTCATCTAGTCGCCGAATAAATGGCGTCTTGttgtctaaaatatattacacgtatttttatttatcacagtTGAATACGcatatcttttaattatttacttacacaGTCAatgaacaataatattattttgaaaataaaagttacataatttataacgcCAATActactacaataaataataatacaaaaaaattatgatacCCAGCTTCAGATTTTACATGTATAAACCCAttgtataaactataaaaataaataacacttaaTTACCCAGTGAGATTATCTCTCTAATTTTCTAGTTACGCTAACTATAAATGTCATTCTTGAAGAGGTACTACAGTGAAATCTAATTATCATTGTTACCTATTCTTTCTTTTTAAGATTTTGTTGATGTTTTATAGCTCTGCCTATTTGATACAAGTTTGTTATAGCGACAAAAACATTAACAGCGAAAAGACTGTAGTTCTTTGGTAAAATGACAAGAGAATAACGAGACCAGATGAGACCCGTTGCCGCAAGTGACACAGATTGTGGTAAGGACAAAGATTCCACGGGCCGATTCAAGTCACCCAACCCAGCCATCACCAAGCCCTGAAATGATATTATGATGTAACATTCAAATCGCAGACATGAAATGTGAAGCATGATTAACAAACTAGTTTATTCAGTGttcattaattaacattttttttctatgtaatttattatttaaaaaatctttcaacTAATTTAACAGGtctaaatgaattatttatcctCTCTTGTTGTATAGATCCcatataacaaagaaatagcAAACATATATTGCTATCTCTTTCGGTCATACATCTGTGGCATACCAATTAAAAGCATTAATGTAAGATTTTTAACATTCAATCAAagcataaaaagtttaaatataaataatgagacATTCACGTGTAAAATGAAGTGAGACTTTTCCAAAaccgttataatatataaatatatgttgtcACCACATTTTTTTTGGTGAAACTATAATAACattctatttattatgaaaatgcgAGATTCATGCTTATAATATcgttaataaaattgttcattttacgatttttgctttaaattaa
Coding sequences within:
- the LOC126776545 gene encoding mitochondrial pyruvate carrier 2-like; protein product: MAGVYRAVIKVADKFVPSKLRPLWEHEAGPKTIFFWAPAFKWGLVMAGLGDLNRPVESLSLPQSVSLAATGLIWSRYSLVILPKNYSLFAVNVFVAITNLYQIGRAIKHQQNLKKKE